The following are encoded together in the Gordonia insulae genome:
- a CDS encoding DHA2 family efflux MFS transporter permease subunit, translated as MKQLIEDVPAQKAAGRPGVVLLILSLAAFMASLDVFIVNVAFDDIGHDFGGVGLSELSWVLNAYTIIYAALLVPAGRIVDRYGRKGGFLLGLAIFTAASVACAAADGVWWLVAFRCVQAVGAAILTPASLGLVVSTMPPEVRARSVRIWAATGALAAALGPAVGGLLVEASWRWVFLVNVPVGIAALVAGALVLTRSRNDTVTGLPDLVGAALLAISIGALTFGLVQGPEWGWSDGRIIGAWIVAVAALAAFIVSSARHPEPVIDPALLRVRAFSFSNVTAVLFAIPFAGALLANILWLQQVWGYSAIKTGFAVSTGPLMVPIFAAVAHRLSARIPVGAIVSAGCLLFGLGGVIIALSVDATPDYATEILPGWLIGGIGVGLALPSILSSATADLPAHQSATGSAVVNMSRQIGMALGVSLLVAIVGAPVGYVAAHSAFQAAWFVLGGVAVLGAVTALGMKPPRRAHG; from the coding sequence GTGAAACAACTCATTGAGGACGTGCCCGCGCAGAAAGCGGCAGGCCGTCCGGGCGTGGTGCTGCTGATCCTGTCGCTGGCCGCGTTCATGGCGAGCCTCGACGTCTTCATCGTGAATGTGGCCTTCGATGACATCGGCCACGACTTCGGCGGCGTCGGTCTCTCCGAACTGTCGTGGGTGCTGAATGCCTACACGATCATCTACGCCGCATTGCTGGTGCCCGCGGGGCGAATCGTCGACCGGTACGGCCGCAAGGGCGGGTTCCTGCTCGGGTTGGCGATCTTCACCGCCGCCAGCGTCGCGTGTGCCGCGGCGGACGGGGTCTGGTGGCTGGTGGCGTTCCGATGCGTGCAGGCCGTCGGCGCCGCGATCCTCACCCCGGCCAGCCTCGGGTTGGTCGTCTCGACCATGCCGCCCGAAGTGCGCGCCCGCTCGGTCCGGATCTGGGCGGCCACCGGTGCCCTCGCCGCGGCGTTGGGACCCGCGGTCGGCGGTCTCCTCGTCGAGGCCTCGTGGCGCTGGGTCTTCCTGGTGAACGTCCCCGTCGGTATCGCCGCGCTGGTCGCGGGGGCCCTCGTGCTGACCCGGTCACGCAACGACACGGTGACCGGACTGCCGGACCTCGTCGGCGCCGCATTGCTCGCGATCTCGATCGGCGCGTTGACGTTCGGGCTCGTGCAGGGACCCGAATGGGGCTGGTCGGACGGACGGATCATCGGCGCATGGATCGTCGCGGTCGCCGCGCTGGCCGCGTTCATCGTCAGCTCGGCGCGACATCCCGAGCCGGTCATCGATCCCGCGTTGCTGCGGGTGCGCGCGTTCTCCTTCTCCAACGTCACCGCGGTGCTCTTCGCGATCCCGTTCGCCGGGGCACTGCTCGCGAACATCCTGTGGCTACAGCAGGTCTGGGGATACTCGGCGATCAAGACCGGTTTCGCGGTCTCGACGGGGCCGCTGATGGTGCCGATCTTCGCCGCCGTGGCGCACCGACTGAGCGCCCGTATCCCGGTGGGCGCCATCGTGTCCGCGGGCTGCCTGCTGTTCGGACTAGGCGGCGTGATCATCGCGCTGTCGGTGGACGCGACCCCCGACTACGCGACCGAGATCCTGCCGGGCTGGCTGATCGGCGGTATCGGTGTCGGCCTCGCTCTTCCGTCGATCCTGTCGTCGGCGACCGCCGACCTGCCGGCACACCAGTCCGCGACGGGCAGTGCCGTGGTCAACATGAGCCGGCAGATCGGGATGGCGCTGGGCGTCAGCCTGCTCGTCGCGATCGTCGGCGCACCGGTCGGATATGTGGCCGCGCACAGCGCCTTTCAGGCGGCGTGGTTCGTCCTCGGCGGTGTCGCCGTACTGGGGGCGGTCACCGCGCTGGGCATGAAACCACCGAGGCGCGCTCACGGATGA
- a CDS encoding SDR family oxidoreductase, whose protein sequence is MLIDGHNILVTGASSGLGVEFVTQALHRGAAKVYAAARRDITHPDPRVIALHLDVTDADSIAAAAAAAPDVDVLINNAGRHGATSLLTSPMAEIRDVFDTNVFGVLEMTRAFAPALAARGGGAVIDIASALSWIATPGAYSSSKAALWGLTNSLRAELAGQGTQVLGAHLSYAATPMTDGLTDAPKLAPETVIKQILDDLERGADESIVDDITAAVRASLATTTTAALTA, encoded by the coding sequence ATGCTCATCGACGGCCACAACATCCTCGTCACCGGCGCCTCCAGCGGCCTGGGTGTCGAGTTCGTCACCCAGGCGCTGCACCGCGGCGCCGCGAAGGTCTACGCCGCGGCCCGACGCGACATCACCCACCCCGATCCGCGGGTGATCGCCCTGCACCTCGACGTCACCGACGCCGACAGCATCGCCGCAGCCGCGGCGGCCGCGCCCGATGTCGACGTCCTGATCAACAACGCCGGCCGCCATGGCGCCACGTCGCTGCTGACGTCGCCGATGGCGGAGATCCGGGATGTGTTCGACACCAATGTCTTCGGCGTTCTGGAGATGACACGCGCCTTTGCACCCGCCCTGGCGGCGCGGGGCGGCGGCGCCGTGATCGACATCGCGTCGGCGCTCAGCTGGATCGCGACACCGGGTGCCTACTCATCCTCGAAGGCGGCGCTCTGGGGCCTGACCAACAGCCTGCGGGCGGAATTGGCGGGTCAGGGCACGCAGGTCCTCGGCGCCCACCTGTCCTATGCGGCGACGCCAATGACCGATGGTCTGACAGATGCGCCGAAGCTGGCCCCCGAGACGGTCATCAAGCAGATCCTCGACGACCTCGAGCGCGGTGCGGACGAGTCCATCGTCGACGACATCACCGCCGCCGTCCGTGCCTCGTTGGCGACCACCACGACGGCCGCGCTGACCGCCTGA
- the glfT1 gene encoding galactofuranosyltransferase GlfT1 encodes MSERVIAVVVTHRRVELLAGSLAVIATQDRPVDHLIVVDNADEAEVAELVAGQPVPTTYLGSQRNLGGAGGFALGMLHALTLGADWIWCADDDGRPDGPTVLSTLLDCAARHQLDEVSPVVANIDDPDTLAFPLRRGMVWRRKRSELFADGAGNGPTGGAQEDDFLPGIASLFNGALFSAKAIDEVGVPDLRLFFRGDEVEIHRRLQRSDLAFGTCLTAGYLHPDGSEEFRPILGGRMHTQYPDNPTKRYFTYRNRGYLMSQPGMRKLIPQEYARFGWYFLVQQRDPKGFAEWMRLRRLGRRERFTRP; translated from the coding sequence ATGAGCGAACGGGTGATCGCGGTGGTGGTCACCCACCGACGGGTGGAGCTGCTGGCCGGATCACTGGCGGTGATCGCCACGCAGGACCGCCCCGTCGATCATCTGATCGTCGTGGACAACGCCGACGAGGCCGAGGTCGCCGAACTGGTTGCCGGACAACCCGTTCCGACCACCTATCTGGGGTCGCAGCGGAATCTGGGCGGCGCGGGCGGGTTCGCGCTGGGCATGCTGCACGCGCTGACCCTGGGGGCCGACTGGATCTGGTGCGCCGACGACGACGGCCGCCCCGACGGCCCGACCGTACTCAGCACCCTGCTCGACTGTGCGGCACGCCATCAGCTCGACGAGGTGTCGCCGGTCGTCGCGAACATCGACGACCCGGACACGCTCGCCTTCCCGCTGCGCCGCGGCATGGTGTGGCGGCGCAAGCGATCCGAACTGTTCGCCGACGGCGCCGGCAACGGGCCGACCGGCGGCGCCCAGGAGGACGACTTCCTCCCCGGTATCGCCTCGCTGTTCAACGGCGCCCTGTTCTCCGCGAAGGCGATCGACGAGGTCGGTGTCCCCGATCTGCGGCTGTTCTTCCGCGGCGACGAGGTGGAGATCCATCGACGACTCCAGCGATCCGACCTCGCCTTCGGCACGTGCCTGACCGCGGGCTACCTGCACCCGGACGGCTCCGAGGAGTTCCGGCCGATCCTGGGTGGCCGCATGCACACCCAGTATCCGGACAATCCGACCAAGCGCTACTTCACCTACCGCAATCGCGGCTACCTGATGAGCCAACCCGGCATGCGTAAGCTGATCCCCCAGGAGTACGCCCGGTTCGGCTGGTACTTCCTTGTCCAGCAACGCGATCCGAAGGGGTTCGCGGAGTGGATGCGACTACGCCGACTGGGCCGTCGGGAGCGGTTCACCCGCCCGTAG
- a CDS encoding GtrA family protein: MSRPESGAGEEHPRHEDFTTRHAPTPLELPFNDGEASTNVDLKTQIIRFAITGAGSGVLDFGLTILLQYVVGTPFWIAKSFGFILGTTTAYLLNRRWTFEAEPSAMRFIAVAALYGVTFFVNVGLYTVFSHMWPETLIYSFGAYVIAQGTATVINFVVQRLVIFRIR; encoded by the coding sequence GTGTCTCGACCCGAGTCCGGCGCCGGCGAGGAACACCCGCGCCACGAGGATTTCACGACCCGCCACGCCCCGACGCCGCTGGAGCTGCCGTTCAACGACGGCGAGGCATCGACGAACGTCGACCTCAAGACCCAGATCATCCGGTTCGCCATCACCGGCGCCGGGTCCGGCGTCCTCGATTTCGGCCTCACGATCCTGCTCCAATACGTCGTCGGGACGCCGTTCTGGATCGCCAAGTCCTTCGGCTTCATCCTGGGCACCACCACCGCGTATCTGCTCAACCGGCGCTGGACGTTCGAGGCCGAGCCGAGCGCGATGCGATTCATCGCCGTCGCCGCCCTCTACGGTGTCACGTTCTTCGTCAACGTCGGCCTCTACACCGTGTTCTCGCACATGTGGCCGGAGACGCTGATCTACAGCTTCGGCGCCTACGTCATCGCCCAAGGCACCGCGACGGTGATCAACTTCGTGGTGCAACGCCTCGTCATCTTCCGGATTCGCTGA
- a CDS encoding winged helix-turn-helix transcriptional regulator, producing MRRATFTEMNCSVAQSLEIVGEWWTLLIVRDALLGVTRFDEFSTRLGIARNVLTQRLDTLVEHGVLAKEPYQDKPVRYDYRLTDKGRDLWTVIAALRQWGDKWAAEDGAPVITTHRTCGHTMTVEPVCSECGEPLTRGSLRVHPGPGARGNPLPRHH from the coding sequence ATGCGCCGCGCAACCTTCACCGAGATGAACTGCTCAGTGGCCCAGTCCCTCGAGATCGTCGGGGAATGGTGGACGCTGCTGATCGTTCGCGACGCCCTGCTCGGCGTGACCCGCTTCGACGAGTTCTCGACCCGACTGGGCATCGCGCGCAATGTCCTCACCCAGCGTCTCGACACCCTCGTCGAGCACGGAGTGCTGGCCAAAGAGCCCTACCAGGACAAGCCGGTGCGCTACGACTACCGGCTCACCGACAAGGGCCGGGACCTGTGGACGGTGATCGCCGCCCTGCGCCAGTGGGGTGACAAATGGGCGGCCGAGGACGGGGCGCCGGTGATCACCACACATCGGACGTGCGGCCACACGATGACCGTCGAGCCGGTGTGCTCGGAGTGCGGCGAGCCGCTCACGCGTGGATCACTGCGGGTGCACCCGGGTCCGGGTGCACGTGGCAACCCACTACCCCGGCACCACTGA
- a CDS encoding pyridoxamine 5'-phosphate oxidase family protein: MSTDNGSLTADDLEFLRRPLHGFLSVASGPVPAQPRPVWFEATDDGVIQLFTGPDSVKIRRLRSDPRASIVVAAPVGERERWVSVSGRVTVAADGAHGLAARLADRYWDLGDPDRARDLAEILAEDQVCLVIHPDSVRRFSY, from the coding sequence ATGAGCACAGACAACGGTTCACTCACTGCCGACGATCTCGAGTTCTTGCGCCGACCCTTGCACGGATTCCTGTCCGTGGCGTCCGGACCGGTTCCGGCGCAGCCTCGACCGGTCTGGTTCGAGGCGACCGACGATGGCGTCATCCAACTGTTCACCGGACCCGACTCGGTGAAGATCCGACGACTGCGCAGCGACCCCCGCGCGTCGATCGTCGTCGCCGCACCGGTCGGCGAACGTGAGCGCTGGGTCTCGGTATCCGGTCGGGTCACCGTGGCGGCCGACGGCGCCCACGGCCTGGCCGCGCGCCTCGCCGACCGCTATTGGGATCTCGGTGACCCCGACCGGGCGCGCGACCTCGCGGAGATCCTGGCCGAGGATCAGGTGTGCCTCGTCATCCACCCGGACTCGGTCCGGCGATTCAGCTACTGA
- the wzm gene encoding galactan export ABC transporter permease subunit Wzm/RfbD, translating to MSSVVSDEVPPAPAVSDSRTLRRAIKDLRDGLADSELWLHLGWQDIKQRYRRSVLGPLWITIATGVTAVAMGLLYGELFGMDIKVFLPYVALGFIFWNFIQSSILDGAEIFSKNEGLIKQLPAPVSVHVYRVVWRQLIIFAHNVVIIVVIFLIFPPPLNWTVLLVIPAISLYVLNSLWVAIVFGILSTRFRDIGQLLTTVVQLVFFMTPIIWTTQSLGKTTGETSSRLKIVELNPMFHYLEIARGPLLGQSVEFYHWAIVLGCTAFGWLMAMVVMRNYRARVAYWV from the coding sequence GTGTCATCGGTAGTCAGCGACGAGGTACCCCCAGCACCTGCGGTGTCCGATTCGCGCACGCTTCGTCGCGCGATCAAGGATCTGCGCGACGGCCTGGCCGATTCCGAGCTCTGGCTGCACCTCGGCTGGCAGGACATCAAGCAGCGCTATCGCCGATCGGTTCTGGGTCCGCTGTGGATCACCATCGCCACGGGCGTCACCGCGGTGGCCATGGGCCTGCTCTACGGCGAGCTGTTCGGCATGGACATCAAGGTGTTCCTGCCGTACGTGGCGCTCGGCTTCATCTTCTGGAACTTCATCCAGAGTTCGATCCTCGACGGCGCCGAGATCTTCTCCAAGAACGAGGGCCTGATCAAGCAGTTGCCGGCCCCGGTGAGCGTGCACGTGTACCGCGTGGTGTGGCGACAGCTGATCATCTTCGCGCACAACGTGGTGATCATCGTGGTGATCTTCCTGATCTTCCCGCCGCCGCTGAACTGGACCGTCCTGCTGGTGATCCCGGCCATCTCGCTGTACGTCCTGAACTCGCTCTGGGTCGCCATCGTGTTCGGCATCCTGTCGACCCGCTTCCGCGACATCGGTCAGCTGCTGACCACCGTCGTGCAGTTGGTGTTCTTCATGACGCCGATCATCTGGACCACCCAGAGCCTGGGCAAGACGACCGGAGAGACGTCATCGCGGCTGAAGATCGTGGAGCTCAACCCGATGTTCCACTACCTGGAGATCGCCCGTGGCCCCCTGCTGGGGCAGTCGGTCGAGTTCTACCACTGGGCGATCGTGCTGGGATGCACCGCATTCGGCTGGCTGATGGCGATGGTCGTGATGCGCAACTATCGGGCCCGCGTGGCGTACTGGGTGTAG
- the wzt gene encoding galactan export ABC transporter ATP-binding subunit Wzt/RfbE — protein sequence MATENAVRVDTWDACVDFPIFDAKTRSLKKSVIGAAGGVIGSTASNVVVVEALKNINLHLQHGDRVGLVGHNGAGKSTLLRLLSGIYEPTRGSCRVRGRVAPVFDLGVGMDPEISGYENIIIRGMFLGMSRKEMLKKIDDIAEFTELGDYLQMPLRTYSTGMRVRVALGVVTSIDPEILILDEGIGAVDADFMKKARVRLQALVERSGILVFASHSNEFLAQLCDRALWIDHGEIRMEGGIEEVVGAYEGPGAAAHVRKVLAGLENPSTAEDTNR from the coding sequence ATGGCAACTGAGAACGCGGTTCGCGTCGACACCTGGGATGCGTGTGTCGACTTCCCCATCTTCGACGCGAAGACCCGGTCATTGAAGAAGTCGGTCATCGGCGCCGCCGGCGGCGTGATCGGCTCGACGGCGTCGAACGTCGTCGTGGTCGAGGCGCTGAAGAACATCAACCTGCATCTCCAGCACGGGGATCGGGTCGGTCTGGTCGGACACAACGGCGCCGGCAAGTCGACCCTGCTGCGCCTGCTGTCGGGAATCTACGAACCCACCCGCGGATCGTGCCGGGTGCGCGGCCGGGTGGCGCCGGTGTTCGATCTCGGCGTCGGCATGGACCCCGAGATCTCCGGCTACGAGAACATCATCATCCGCGGCATGTTCCTCGGCATGAGCCGCAAGGAGATGCTGAAGAAGATCGACGACATCGCGGAGTTCACCGAGCTCGGCGACTACCTCCAGATGCCGCTGCGCACCTACTCCACCGGCATGCGCGTGCGCGTCGCGCTCGGCGTGGTGACCAGCATCGACCCGGAGATCCTCATCCTCGACGAGGGCATCGGGGCCGTCGATGCCGACTTCATGAAGAAGGCGCGCGTGCGACTGCAAGCGCTGGTCGAGCGCTCCGGAATCCTGGTGTTCGCCAGTCACTCCAACGAGTTCCTCGCGCAGTTGTGCGATCGCGCGCTCTGGATCGACCACGGCGAGATCCGGATGGAGGGCGGTATCGAGGAGGTCGTCGGCGCCTACGAGGGTCCCGGCGCCGCCGCACACGTCCGCAAGGTGCTCGCCGGCCTGGAGAACCCGAGCACAGCCGAGGACACCAACCGATGA
- a CDS encoding phytoene desaturase family protein produces the protein MTTAVVVGSGPNGLTAAVMLARAGCDVRVIEAADEIGGGTRTSDLFGRGTRHDHCSAFHPLGAGSPALRALKLDEHGLRWRWPEIDCAHPLDGGGAALLRRSVSDTAAGLDVDESVWRDMIGGVAADFDDLAEDLLGPLLAWPRHPVRLAEFGHRALYPATGVARVFRSDAARALFGGVAAHAFTRLDRPGSAAAGLILLAAGHRYGWPVAEGGSSAITSALASALIDAGGSITVGQTITDIDEIGDADVVMLDVMPGAASRILGNRLPARASRRYDRYRHGPAAFKVDYLIDGEVGWTHPGCSRAGTVHLGGTFAEIAAAEADVVAGVMPGRPFTLVGQQWLADPSRAVGSLKPLWAYAHVPHGYTGDATAAVTAQIERFAPGFRDRIIDVVSTSPADLELANANQVGGDIGGGRNDLRHLIARPGLSPNPYDTGIPGVFLCSSATPPGGGVHGMCGHHAARAALRHLGR, from the coding sequence ATGACCACCGCGGTCGTCGTGGGCAGCGGGCCCAACGGCCTGACCGCGGCGGTCATGCTGGCCCGCGCCGGATGCGACGTGCGCGTCATCGAGGCCGCGGACGAGATCGGTGGCGGCACCCGGACCAGCGACCTGTTCGGCCGGGGGACCCGGCACGACCACTGTTCCGCGTTCCATCCCCTCGGGGCCGGGTCACCGGCGTTGCGCGCACTGAAGCTCGACGAGCACGGACTGCGCTGGCGGTGGCCGGAGATCGATTGCGCGCATCCTCTCGACGGGGGCGGGGCCGCGCTGCTGCGCCGCTCGGTCTCCGACACCGCGGCCGGCCTCGACGTCGACGAATCGGTCTGGCGCGACATGATCGGCGGTGTCGCCGCGGACTTCGACGACCTCGCCGAAGACCTTCTCGGCCCGCTGCTGGCGTGGCCACGACATCCGGTCCGGTTGGCGGAGTTCGGGCATCGGGCGCTGTATCCGGCGACCGGTGTCGCCCGCGTGTTCCGCTCCGACGCCGCCCGAGCCCTGTTCGGTGGCGTCGCCGCGCACGCCTTCACCCGGCTGGATCGGCCCGGGTCGGCGGCGGCGGGTCTGATCCTGCTCGCGGCCGGGCACAGGTACGGGTGGCCGGTCGCCGAGGGCGGGTCGTCGGCGATCACGTCCGCGCTGGCGTCCGCGCTGATCGACGCGGGTGGCAGCATCACCGTCGGTCAGACGATCACCGACATCGACGAGATCGGCGATGCGGACGTCGTGATGCTCGACGTGATGCCCGGTGCGGCATCGCGAATTCTCGGGAACAGGTTGCCGGCGCGTGCGTCCCGACGGTACGACCGGTATCGACACGGGCCCGCGGCATTCAAGGTCGACTACCTCATCGACGGAGAGGTCGGCTGGACGCACCCCGGCTGCAGCCGCGCGGGCACGGTACATCTCGGTGGGACATTCGCCGAGATCGCCGCCGCCGAGGCCGACGTCGTCGCCGGGGTGATGCCCGGCCGGCCCTTCACCCTCGTCGGGCAGCAATGGCTCGCCGACCCATCGCGAGCCGTCGGCTCGCTCAAACCCCTGTGGGCGTATGCCCATGTGCCGCACGGGTACACCGGCGACGCGACGGCAGCCGTCACCGCGCAGATCGAACGCTTCGCGCCCGGCTTCCGGGACCGGATCATCGACGTGGTGAGCACGTCACCGGCCGACCTGGAACTCGCGAACGCCAACCAGGTGGGCGGTGACATCGGTGGTGGACGCAACGATCTGCGCCATCTGATCGCGCGGCCCGGACTGTCGCCGAACCCCTATGACACCGGAATCCCCGGTGTCTTCCTGTGCTCGTCCGCGACCCCGCCGGGCGGTGGGGTGCACGGGATGTGCGGCCATCACGCCGCCCGTGCGGCCCTGCGACACCTCGGACGATGA
- a CDS encoding bacterial proteasome activator family protein, translating into MTSGPFPGNDPLSSGPGGGAGEGSDRVIVVGGQGADDKDGDGHSVADMVEQPAKVMRIGTMIKQLLEEVRAAPLDDASRNRLREIHESSIRELEDGLAPELRDELERLALPFTDDTTPSDAELRIAQAQLVGWLEGLFHGIQTALFAQQMAARSQLEQMRQGALPPGVVTGGGPQGPSTGQYL; encoded by the coding sequence ATGACATCTGGACCCTTTCCGGGCAACGACCCACTCTCGAGCGGACCCGGCGGCGGTGCAGGCGAGGGTTCCGACCGCGTGATCGTCGTCGGCGGTCAGGGCGCCGACGACAAGGACGGCGACGGTCACAGCGTCGCGGACATGGTCGAACAGCCCGCCAAGGTGATGCGGATCGGCACGATGATCAAGCAGCTCCTCGAGGAGGTCCGGGCCGCTCCGCTCGACGACGCCAGCCGCAACCGGCTCCGCGAGATCCACGAGTCGTCGATCCGTGAACTCGAGGACGGGCTCGCGCCGGAACTCCGCGACGAACTCGAACGTCTCGCGCTGCCGTTCACCGACGACACCACTCCCTCGGACGCCGAGCTGCGCATCGCGCAGGCACAGCTCGTGGGGTGGCTCGAAGGGCTGTTCCACGGCATCCAGACGGCGTTGTTCGCCCAGCAGATGGCCGCCAGGTCCCAGCTCGAGCAGATGCGTCAGGGCGCGTTGCCGCCCGGCGTCGTGACCGGCGGCGGACCGCAGGGACCCAGCACGGGGCAATACCTCTGA
- a CDS encoding TIGR03619 family F420-dependent LLM class oxidoreductase encodes MRFTYAEAMTDPSFYPPLAQAAEQAGYAGFTIPDSLAYPEESDATYPYTPDGNREFLDGKAFIETFIQAAALGAVTSTIRFTPFVVKLPVRPPALVAKQASSVAYLTNNRFAMGVGTSPWPEDYDFMGVDFKRRGKRMDECMDIIRGLTTGEYFEFHGEFYDIPKIKMTPAPTEPIPMLVGGHADLALRRAVIRGDGWMHGGGPAEELDALLDKIAEIRKAEGKTNDPFEIHVISTDAYTVDGCKRLEDKGITDVIVGFRLPYIKGPDTEPLDKKIQHLNWYAENIIAKVNG; translated from the coding sequence ATGCGCTTCACCTATGCCGAGGCAATGACCGACCCGAGCTTCTACCCGCCGCTCGCGCAAGCGGCTGAACAGGCCGGATACGCCGGATTCACCATCCCCGACTCGCTGGCCTATCCCGAGGAGTCGGACGCCACCTACCCGTACACACCGGACGGCAACCGCGAGTTCCTCGACGGCAAGGCGTTCATCGAGACGTTCATCCAGGCCGCCGCGCTCGGTGCGGTGACCTCGACCATCCGGTTCACCCCCTTCGTCGTGAAGCTCCCGGTCCGCCCGCCCGCACTGGTCGCCAAGCAGGCGAGCTCCGTGGCCTACCTGACCAACAACCGGTTCGCGATGGGCGTCGGGACCAGCCCGTGGCCCGAGGACTACGACTTCATGGGCGTCGACTTCAAGCGCCGCGGCAAGCGGATGGACGAGTGCATGGACATCATCCGCGGACTCACCACGGGTGAGTACTTCGAGTTCCACGGCGAGTTCTACGACATCCCGAAGATCAAGATGACGCCCGCCCCGACCGAGCCGATCCCGATGCTCGTCGGCGGCCACGCCGACCTCGCGCTGCGCCGGGCGGTCATCCGTGGAGACGGCTGGATGCACGGCGGCGGTCCGGCGGAGGAACTCGACGCGCTGCTCGACAAGATCGCCGAGATCCGCAAAGCCGAGGGAAAGACCAACGACCCGTTCGAGATCCACGTGATCTCGACCGACGCCTACACGGTCGACGGATGCAAACGCCTGGAGGACAAGGGCATCACCGACGTCATCGTCGGGTTCCGGTTGCCCTACATCAAGGGACCGGACACCGAACCCCTGGACAAGAAGATCCAACATCTGAACTGGTACGCGGAGAACATCATCGCCAAGGTCAACGGCTGA